One genomic window of Gossypium hirsutum isolate 1008001.06 chromosome D11, Gossypium_hirsutum_v2.1, whole genome shotgun sequence includes the following:
- the LOC107913343 gene encoding uncharacterized protein, protein MVKSHFALHVPICYVQSRLPTTHSKTIDKDILEKHVQLFPHHCGSEDSSQSSSTPYSISLHKTRGKGMARIYRALSTAEIKNRRNQSWIGEKLKLSINSPILTFHRPRFKEQVSGSGIVSKIITLSTVSVLNV, encoded by the exons ATGGTGAAG TCGCACTTTGCCCTTCATGTACCAATTTGTTACGTGCAATCTAGATTGCCCACAACCCACAGCAAAACAATCGACAAAG ACATTCTTGAAAAACATGTTCAACTATTTCCACACCATTGTGGCAGCGAGGACAGTTCGCAGAGTTCATCAACCCCCTATAGTATAAGTTTGCATAA AACAAGGGGTAAAGGAATGGCTAGAATCTATCGAGCATTATCAACAGCAGAG atcaagaaccgaaGAAATCAgagttggatcggggaaaagctaaagttgTCAATTAATAGTCCGATTTTGACTTTTCACCGTCcaag atttaaaGAGCAAGTttcaggctcggggatcgtcagcaagatcatcactctatctacaGTCTCggtattaaatgtttaa